From the Cryptomeria japonica chromosome 2, Sugi_1.0, whole genome shotgun sequence genome, one window contains:
- the LOC131056074 gene encoding probable aquaporin PIP1-5 yields MAGREEDVKVGASKYSERQALGTSAQTQEKDYKEAAPAPLFEPEELRSWSFWRAGIAEFVATFLFLYITILTVMGVKRSPNMCQSVGIQGIAWAFGGMIFALVYCTAGISGGHINPAVTFGLFLARKVSLPRALLYMICQCLGAICGAGVVKGFEKSMYEVQGGGANLVAHGYTKGDGLGAEIVGTFVLVYTVFSATDAKRSARDSHVPVLAPLPIGFAVFLVHLATIPITGTGINPARSLGAAIIYDKNHAWDDHWIFWVGPFTGAALAAIYHQLIIRAIPFKSRS; encoded by the coding sequence ATGGCTGGGAGGGAAGAAGATGTGAAGGTGGGAGCAAGCAAGTACTCAGAGAGGCAGGCTCTGGGGACATCTGCCCAGACTCAAGAGAAGGACTACAAGGAAGCAGCCCCTGCTCCCCTGTTTGAGCCAGAGGAGCTCAGATCATGGTCCTTCTGGAGGGCAGGAATAGCAGAGTTTGTGGCCACATTTCTGTTCCTCTACATTACAATCCTCACTGTAATGGGGGTAAAGAGATCACCCAATATGTGCCAGTCTGTGGGTATCCAGGGCATTGCTTGGGCTTTTGGTGGTATGATATTTGCCCTTGTTTACTGCACTGCAGGCATTTCAGGAGGGCATATAAACCCTGCAGTTACCTTTGGCCTGTTCCTAGCTAGGAAAGTGTCCTTGCCAAGGGCATTGCTGTACATGATATGCCAATGCCTTGGGGCCATCTGTGGTGCAGGGGTTGTGAAGGGGTTTGAGAAGAGCATGTATGAAGTACAGGGAGGAGGGGCCAATCTGGTGGCTCATGGCTATACTAAGGGAGATGGATTGGGGGCAGAAATTGTGGGTACTTTTGTCCTGGTTTACACTGTGTTCTCTGCCACAGATGCTAAGAGGAGTGCCAGGGACTCACATGTGCCAGTCCTGGCACCTCTGCCTATAGGGTTTGCTGTGTTTTTGGTGCATTTGGCCACCATTCCTATAACAGGGACTGGGATAAACCCAGCTAGGAGCTTGGGTGCTGCTATCATTTATGACAAGAACCATGCCTGGGATGATCACTGGATTTTCTGGGTGGGACCCTTTACTGGAGCTGCTCTCGCTGCCATTTACCACCAGCTCATCATCCGCGCCATTCCATTCAAGTCTAGGTCTTAG